CGTTTCCGCAATATCCTTAGGCACCCCCATTTTTCGAACAGCGGCCAGGTTCACGGGAATACACGCTGCACTCGAACAAGTCGCAAGCGCCGTAACCGATGGTGTGATAGCATTTTTCCAAAACACCTTGACCCCATCCTTACCCCCAGCGATAAAAGCATAGAGAGTGAAGAACACAAAGTAATAAATGACTGTCAAAATCAAATACAGAATAAACGAACGGGCATAACCTTCTAAAATTTGCGGACCGAGCTCGCCGATGACCGCAGCAAAATAGCAGCCAAGTCCGATTGGAGCATAATACATCACGATGCTAACCATCTTCATCATGACCCCTGTAGCAGCAGATAAAAAGTCAGCAACCGGTTTTGCTTTTTCGCCAATCATCGCAGTTGAAATGCCAAAAAGAAGTGAAAAGACAATTAGCTGGAGCATATTACTGCGCGATAGCAATAAATTAAAATCTGAAACAGTGAAAGTGGCAACCAAATGATCAAGAAACGTTAATTTCTCCGTGTCCGTTTCCACCGAAGAATGACTCATGACCTCTTTAATTGCAGCAATATCGGCATTTTCAATCGGATGAATGATGGACGTACCCATTAAGCCGAGAATTGCTGCAACAGAAGCGGTCACAAAAAAAACGACTAAGATACTACCCATAATTTTTCCAAGCCGTTTCATGCCATTCATGTTCGCAATTGCTGAAGCAATGCTGAAAAATACTAATGGCACGATAATCATGAACATTAAGTTGAGAAAAAGATCCCCTAACGGCTTTACGACCGCTGTCTTTGTCCCAAAAA
The DNA window shown above is from Neobacillus sp. WH10 and carries:
- a CDS encoding dicarboxylate/amino acid:cation symporter produces the protein MKSFFKNYRFTLILLAAIVIGGASGLVFGTKTAVVKPLGDLFLNLMFMIIVPLVFFSIASAIANMNGMKRLGKIMGSILVVFFVTASVAAILGLMGTSIIHPIENADIAAIKEVMSHSSVETDTEKLTFLDHLVATFTVSDFNLLLSRSNMLQLIVFSLLFGISTAMIGEKAKPVADFLSAATGVMMKMVSIVMYYAPIGLGCYFAAVIGELGPQILEGYARSFILYLILTVIYYFVFFTLYAFIAGGKDGVKVFWKNAITPSVTALATCSSAACIPVNLAAVRKMGVPKDIAETIVPLGANTHKDGSVFGGVLKIVFLFALFGKDLTSFSNILSILAVAFLVGAVMGAIPGGGMIGEMLIISVYGFPPETLPIIAVISTIIDAPATLLNSTGNTVCAMLVTRLVEGKNWLRQAFKSGEEVA